In Deltaproteobacteria bacterium, a single window of DNA contains:
- the sufD gene encoding Fe-S cluster assembly protein SufD has product KPRWLQNRRSEAAKDFAMLPVAVSLSGEFLYGEKTSPFTLEKTWEEKGVILKPLNKALLENETLVSKYLGRGLSGRNEKFLSQSDAFWQTGAFCYIPPNTIVELPLLMNGFYSTGGKAAFPRILIVLGQGAEASVINFASSKTETGENFLNGVTEVYLEENANLTWIDLQDLSVETSEVSLKRAELSSNAHLKWVTDIQGGKISKTNIETVLNGPGAHAEVVGLFCGRGKQHLEICATTHHTAPYTTADILFKGTADDQSKIIFQGMIRIEKSAQQTESFMANHNMILNEQAHVESIPRLEILADDVKASHGATVGQVDKKKLFYLQSRGLTKEFAEQLLVDGFYEDIFGRIPFEPVRELMRKNMETRKHGIKTI; this is encoded by the coding sequence AAACCAAGATGGTTACAGAATAGAAGAAGCGAAGCGGCCAAAGATTTTGCGATGTTGCCCGTTGCTGTTTCTCTGTCCGGAGAATTTCTTTATGGCGAAAAAACATCGCCTTTCACGCTGGAAAAAACATGGGAAGAAAAAGGTGTGATTCTCAAACCATTAAACAAAGCTCTCTTGGAAAATGAAACTTTGGTTTCCAAATATTTAGGAAGAGGACTTTCTGGAAGAAATGAAAAGTTTCTTTCGCAGAGCGATGCCTTCTGGCAGACCGGGGCTTTCTGCTACATCCCTCCCAACACCATCGTTGAACTTCCACTTTTGATGAACGGATTTTATTCCACGGGAGGCAAAGCGGCATTTCCAAGAATTTTAATTGTGCTCGGTCAAGGCGCAGAAGCTTCCGTGATTAATTTCGCCTCTTCCAAAACGGAAACGGGTGAAAATTTTCTCAATGGCGTCACCGAAGTTTATCTTGAAGAAAATGCCAATCTCACATGGATCGACTTGCAAGATTTGTCGGTTGAGACAAGTGAAGTATCTCTCAAGAGAGCCGAACTTTCATCCAACGCTCATTTGAAATGGGTAACAGATATTCAAGGTGGAAAAATTTCAAAGACAAATATTGAAACCGTTTTGAATGGACCGGGCGCTCACGCGGAAGTGGTAGGGCTTTTCTGTGGTCGAGGAAAACAGCATCTGGAAATTTGCGCCACCACGCATCACACTGCCCCCTACACCACGGCTGATATTTTATTCAAAGGAACGGCGGACGATCAGTCAAAAATAATTTTTCAGGGGATGATCCGGATTGAAAAGAGCGCCCAGCAGACCGAATCCTTCATGGCAAATCACAACATGATTTTAAATGAGCAGGCCCATGTGGAATCCATTCCGCGTCTTGAAATTCTGGCTGATGATGTCAAAGCCTCTCACGGCGCAACGGTGGGACAGGTGGACAAAAAAAAACTTTTCTATCTGCAAAGCCGAGGTCTCACCAAAGAATTCGCTGAACAACTTTTGGTCGATGGATTCTACGAAGATATTTTTGGGAGAATTCCGTTCGAGCCCGTGCGTGAATTAATGCGCAAAAATATGGAGACACGAAAAC